The Chitinophaga pinensis DSM 2588 region GTCTTTTACAAACTGGTCCCATGAATACTTGAATGGTTCTGATTTAACAAGCCAGTAGTTCATTATCTGATGATTTAAAATTCTTCCTGCTGCTTACCAGCCACTGGCCAGTACATCAGCAATATGCATTGTTTTGATATTCAGTTCGTGCTTCCGGATATAACCGTCCAGGTGCATCAGACAGGAAAGGTCTGTTGAGATGAGATAGTCTGCACCGCTTGCGATGGCGTTATTTACTTTCTGTTCGCCCATACCGATAGAGATCGGTTCGAACTTCACAGAGAAAGTACCTCCAAAACCGCAGCAGGTCTCACAATCATTCATTTCTTTCAGTTCCAGTCCTTTTACGTTGGAGAGCAATTTACGCGGACCTTCCTTGATACCGCATTCACGCAGGGCGCCGCAGGCGTCATGATAAGTGGCAATGCCGTTCAGGCTAGCTCCCAGGTCGGTCACATGGAGAACATCTGTCAGGAACTCTGTAAATTCAAACAGGTTCTTGCGCAGTGTCTTTACTTCATTATGAGCGGCGGAATTGTCAAAGAGTTTGCCGTAATAATTGCGGACAAACCCTGTACAGGAACCGCTTGGCGCTACGATATAATCTACGGTATGAAAGTCCTTTACGAATTTATTTGCAACGGAGCGGGCTTCATCCCAGTACCCGGCATTAAAAGCCGGCTGGCCACAGCAGGTCTGGTTGGGATTATACTCGACGTTACATCCCAGTTTTTCCAGCACCTTCACCATATTGAAGCCTGTTTCCGGGAACAGCTGATCAACGAAGCATGGAATAAAAAGCTGTACGTTCATTGAGTTAGTTCTTTTATTAGAGGCCGCAGTGGAATACTGCCGGCGTCAGGAATCAATGTATCTCGGCTAAAACTGTAGCAACAATGAACATCACATGTAATAAAAATGGGGCTAAAAAGCTGCTCCTACAGTTGACGCATCATAGATATCATTTTCAGCGCGGTAATCGCGGCTTCTTCCCCTTTATGGCCATGGATGCCTCCTAGTCTGTCCTGTGCCTGCTGCATGTTGTCAACAGTCAGGATACCAAAGATAACAGGTACGGGCAAGTCAAGGTTTAATTGCATCAGTCCTTCTGTTACGCCCTTACAAACATAGTCAAAATGCGGGGTTTCGCCTCTGATCACACAACCGAACGCAATAATAGCGCCAGGCTGTTTATGTGTTCCTTTTGTACGTTCCCAGTATTGCTTACAGGCGAATGGTAATTCAAATGCTCCGGGTACGATCACCTTGGAGACTTTTGATACATTGTATTGTGCCAGGGACCTGTCACAACCGGCAACCAGTTCGTTGATCACCGCATCATTCCATTCAGTATACACTATAACAACACTGGCATCCTCTGATTGGAGAATGCCAGCATCGTTCAATAAACTTTGATTATGTATTGACATGATCTGTATTAATATCAATTACTTCTCACTTCGCCCAGGCGCGCCAGATATTTCTCAATTTCACGGCCTTCAGCTGTCTGAGGATATTTGCTTTGAATTTCTTTGTAGATCGCAACTGCATCAGCAGTTTTGTTTGCTTTTTCCAGAGCCAGACCTGCGCGGAACAGGTAAGTTGGCGCTGTCAGCTCGTTATCGCTGTGATGACCTGCTTTCTTATAATATTCGATACCTTTATCGGTTTGGTTCAGTTCCATGTAAGCGTCACCGGCTAAACCGTATGCCATTGCCTGTACAACCTGATCGCCACCATTGAAAGCTGTCAGCAGATCTGCACCTTTCTGGAATTCGCCCAGTTTCACATAGCTAACGCCAGCGTAATATTTTG contains the following coding sequences:
- a CDS encoding (Fe-S)-binding protein, whose amino-acid sequence is MNVQLFIPCFVDQLFPETGFNMVKVLEKLGCNVEYNPNQTCCGQPAFNAGYWDEARSVANKFVKDFHTVDYIVAPSGSCTGFVRNYYGKLFDNSAAHNEVKTLRKNLFEFTEFLTDVLHVTDLGASLNGIATYHDACGALRECGIKEGPRKLLSNVKGLELKEMNDCETCCGFGGTFSVKFEPISIGMGEQKVNNAIASGADYLISTDLSCLMHLDGYIRKHELNIKTMHIADVLASGW
- the ribH gene encoding 6,7-dimethyl-8-ribityllumazine synthase; translation: MSIHNQSLLNDAGILQSEDASVVIVYTEWNDAVINELVAGCDRSLAQYNVSKVSKVIVPGAFELPFACKQYWERTKGTHKQPGAIIAFGCVIRGETPHFDYVCKGVTEGLMQLNLDLPVPVIFGILTVDNMQQAQDRLGGIHGHKGEEAAITALKMISMMRQL
- a CDS encoding tetratricopeptide repeat protein, producing the protein MTETTNKTAAENTPAPVSKEFQLEDSLHKAEDFFNKNKNSIIIALLVVVVVVGGTFAYSKFIKGPNETKAQNMVFHAQQYFERDSFRLALNGDGNYEGFLQVIDKYGSTKTGQLAKYYAGVSYVKLGEFQKGADLLTAFNGGDQVVQAMAYGLAGDAYMELNQTDKGIEYYKKAGHHSDNELTAPTYLFRAGLALEKANKTADAVAIYKEIQSKYPQTAEGREIEKYLARLGEVRSN